The nucleotide window gtcttgtttttcttggacatCTCGGGGTCTTGTGGGTACAGCATTGCCCAACAGGCAGCACTTTTTCACAGTATTAAGTCTCTGTTTATGAACAAACCATTGATTATAGTCTGCAACAAGACTGATTTGCAGCCACTGGAGGGTATATCCGAGGAAGACAAGAAGTTGGTCACGGAGATGAAAGCTGAAGCTATGAAGACAGTAATTGGTCAAGGAGGTGAGGCTACCAATGATGAGGGGGTACTCTTGACCATGAGCACTCTGACTGAGGAGGGGGTTATTGCTGTAAAGAATGCAGCTTGTGAGAGGTTGTTGAATCAGAGAGTGGAATTGAAGATGAAATCCAAAAAGATAAATGACTGCTTAAATCGTTTTCATGTTGCAATGCCAAAGCCACGTGACAATAAGGAAAGACCCCCATGTATACCTCAGGCAGTTTTAGAAGCCAAGGCTAAGCAAGCAgcagagaaggaaaagagaaacacAGAAAGGGATTTGGAGAATGAGAATGGGGGTGCAGGTGTATACTCTGCCAGTTTGAAGAAGAATTATATCTTAGCTAATGATGAATGGAAAGAGGATGTCATGCCAGAAATTCTCGATGGGCACAATATATACGACTTTGTTGATCCTGATATTTTGCATAGGCTTGAGGAATTGGAACGAGAAGAAGGACACCGTCAGGCAGAGGAGggtgatgatgattttgagaTGGATGGATTGGAATTGACTCCAGAAGAGCAAAAGACATTGGCTGAgataaggaaaaagaaaagcttgcttattcaacaacatagaATCAAGAAAAGTACAGCAGAGAGTCGACCAACTGTACCAAGGAAATTTGACAAGGACAGAAAGTTCACAACAAAGCGAATGGGGAGGCAGCTATCAAAGTTGGGACTTGATCCGACTAAGGCAATTAACCGAGCTCGAAGCAGATCTGTCTCAACTAGGGGCCGGAAGAGGGAGAGATCACTTGACAGGGATGATACAGATGGTGGTGATGCTATGGATGTAGATACACCCAACAAGAAGCAACGCATGTTATCTAGATCCCGTTCGAGGTCAAGATCAAGGCCTCCAACTGAAGTTGTCCCTGGAGAGGGATTCAAGGACTCTGCTCAAAAGGCTAAGGCACTACAAAAGGCCAATAAATCTAATAAGATGAGAAACAAGAATGCTCGCCGTGGAGAGGCAGATAGGGTCATTCCCACTTTAAAACCAAAGCACTTGTTCTCTGGAAAACGATCAATTGGAAAAACTCAAAGGCGTTAAAATATTTGAGGTACTCAGACACATTGCATCACTTTCAGTTCAGCTTGTCTTTGTTTTGAGTATTCATTGGAAACAGTTATATATGTTGATTTTCCTTGTTCTCAGACCAGATTTAGGGATGCGTATGCTTTGTGCATATCACATTGTTCTTGGGACCAATTGCATTCTATTTTTTGTGTCTATTACATGCATACCTCATCAACTTGAGCACCCATGTATCGGATGCAGATGTGTGAGAATAACATTCTCATAGCTACCATTAGGAAATTTTTGGTCCATTAGGAAATGCTAGTCATATTTATCATTAAAATTAATCTCCTGTTCTGGGGTGTTGATATCACTTAACTATTGAAGGTATTAAGACTGAACAAGTATATTTGTCATGTgctcaatgttttttttatgtttctgCCAATAATCAatatactttttcttcttgcagGGAGTTAGGTTTGTGATTTGCTGTAGTATGCACCATGGAGTGTACTTGCTGCTGAAAAAGAACTTGGTTCTTTCATCTCTGGTTCGGCAGGAGATTGCAGCACTTGAGATCATGCAACCAGAGTCTCACAGTTTCCTTATTTTTcagttctgtttttgtttacgAAATTTTGGATCCGAGGCATGCCTCAGTTACAGTATTTTGAGTGGATTTGGATTTACAGACAAATAGTTGTCTTTactttttgcttttgtaattttctcGTTTGACGATATGTGAAACTTGGCCCAAGTTAAATTgctatttgtttgttttattcatCTGCGAGCATAGTTTAAGATATTGTAACTTCTTGTTATCAAGTGCGGGATGGGATTCTGCAACTTCCTGCAACATAAGAGTGgtgaagcatttttattaaACGTGGGCGATTGAACAAATTCTGAGCTATTTTTAAGATCCAGTTATGTTGGCCTTTCTAATACTagggttttttctttaatttttagttcTTATTCTCTTATCGTTCACTTTCCTCATATTGCAAGTGCAGTTTTGTGATCAATGAAATCAGAACCGAGGTTGCCCTCATTTCCTCGAAGGTCATGCTTTTCTGCAGAGAAATGTatcattctttctttctgcgGTGGAAATAAAATGAGGGTTGAAAAGTTATTTCGTACAAGAGTTACTTTATTGGCCCATTTCGATGTTCAATATTCCTTTCTTGCCTAACGCATGTTATTTTTCAGATTATGAATCAGTACTGTTACAAACGTATAGAGGATGGCTCTCCTTATCTAGCATAGGAACTCGTCACATGATAGATGATCTAAAAACAAACGCATGCTCcaagtggaagaagaaaaagaaaagaatgccAATGCGTTTCGATATTTTCTATGTCCTATTAGGGCTAAcaacagaaagaaaacagCTACTGTACAGGAAATGCAATAATGTATTGTGATCATATATCCTATGGCGAGATGGATGGATCAACCTCTATGCGACTACATCCGGGCAGTTTCTTCAACCCCATCCGTCTCATTTCGTCACGAACATTATTAGCATCGTCCCATCTATCGTGATTAGCGTACGTATTTGACAATAGAGCATAAGTTCCAGTGCTTACTCCTCTACTCTTGAGGAGATCATCCCTGACCCTCTCAAACATCTTCTCATTCCCATGAATCTTGCAAGCATTTAGCAGTGCTCCCCAAACAGGGCCGTCTGCTTTCATTGGCATTTCTTTAATGAAACCCTCTGCTTCCTCCAAGAACCCTGCTCGGCCATACATATCAACCAGACATGCGTAATGCTGTGTTTTAGGGACAATCCTGTAAACATCTTTCatagcattaaataatatCAACCCTTGATCAACTAGGCCTGTATGACTGCATGCTGATAACAAGCCAAGGAAGGTCACATCATCAGGAGGAATCCCGTGGACTAGCATAAGCGAAAAGAGCTGCAATGCGTGCATACCATGGCCATTCATGGCCATGCCGCTTATGATGGTACTCCAGGAAATGATATCCTTGCAATCCAGGCCTTTAAAAACCGAAATGGCCGTACCCACATCGCCACACTTGACATACATGTTGATTAAGGCATTTCCTACATTGCCGTTCACCATGAGATCTGGCCGCGTACTTGCATAGTTATGCACCCACTGGCCTAAACTCAATGCCCCAATCGAAGAACACGCTGACGATGCGTTGACAATGGTAGCCTCATTAGGCTCAGCTTCTCCTCTTTGCACCATTTGTTGGAAAAGCCTCACTGCCTCTTCACAAAAGCCTCTTTGTGCATAACCACCCACCACGCTAGTCCAAGAATACACATCTCTCTTAGGCATATTTACAAACAGGTACCTAGCACTCTCTAGAGACCCACATCTCAAATAGAAATCTAACACTGCATTGTCCAAAATAATATTCCTTGCACGTAAATTCCTCAGACAATAGCCATGAACAGCTTTACCAAACTTGAAAGCTCCTAAACTTGAACAAGCAGACATAACAATGACAAGAGTAGCATAATTAGGCTCCACATCCATGGACATAAACTTAAGAATTGCTTCCTCTACAAAGCCACACTTAGCAAGACCCGAAATCATCGAAGTCCAGGAAACAACATCCGGGAGTGGTATTGAATCGAAAACCCGGGTAGCGGAAACAATGTCAGATTGAATTAGGTAGAAATGAAGCAGTGAGTTTTGGATGAAAGTATCGGAAAAGTGACCGGATTTGAGGACGTGGGCATGGATTTCTTGGGCTTTATTGCGTGCATGTAGCAAGCAACAAGCCTTGAGAGCATAAGTGAAGGTGTAGTGGTTATGGGAAGTTGGGTGGTGGAGCATTTGGTTGTAGAGAAAGAAGGCATTCTGTGGGGTGGGGGAGTTTGTTAGGTGTCCCAGTAAAGGGTTTAAGAgttggggttttgggtttttgatgAGTAGGGCATGGATTTGCTTTAGTTGTTGTCTCATTGTAAGATGAATACATGGTCATGAATCGCCTGAGCTAATTCaccgggaaaaaaaaaaaaaaaaaaaaaaaaaaaggcatgcgCCTAGCAGCCAACAAAACGCGAGGAAGAAGATggcccaaattatttatttatttttataacctAGCAGAGGACGACGTCGTCTGGCCAAAAGCCTTTATTAAAGTTTTAATTGAAACGCATGTTTTGATTATAAAGGAGAGGGGCAGCTCGTTCTCCTTGGATTATGGACTAAAATATCAGTAAGATCCCTAGTAAATTTGGCTATATTtccttcaaattcaatttcccTTAACTGTAACCCTTCACTGTTCGTTTCTATAAATAATACCCAATTTTtatcaatcaaaacccatgATTAGGATCCAACTTATCAAGTTACCTTATTAAGCTCAATATctgatttattataattttaaggTTCCCAAAATACGCTTATTTATAATTCAAGATGTAATGGGGtggtgttttaatttttggttccCTAATTTATTGTGGTGATTTCTTCCAGAATTTTTGTTTGCAATTAATTATCGGTTTTGATTATGGGGTTGATTGGCATATTCATACATTTTGATTATGGTTTTAGTTTGGAGATTGGTGTTTTCATTAGGGTTCCTAAACGTGCGATTTTTTGCTGAGGCGTTCCTTTTGTTGCGGGTCGAGAAATTTCAAGTAtggtatttctttctttttctttttgtgaaatTGTTTTATGATTTTGGTAGGTAAATTAGTTTACCCCTTGTGCCCATCGTCATTTTGTACCTGTACATAGTATGCACTGCAGACTGATCACccttatgtgtttttttttttttttttttttgtccttttagtattttttgattctatatattattttgctaTACATGattctgtttctgttttaaattttttagattgACACTCTTGTATCTAATCAGAATTGAGTTCATGTTTATAAGCAAAACAGGTTTGTTAGTTTGGTAGGTTTTGGCGCACACTACATGTTCGATGAAATTCCCaagtgtttttgtttgtgtatcatttgtttttgttattttttgcataatttgttttgtttgttttgtttgatagGTACCCCCAAGCCAATCGTCaatatgttttgtttgttttgtttaattggtACCCCCCAAGCCCATTGCCCTTTTGTACCTGTGCATACTAGATTAGTTCAATAGGTAAATTATTCGATGTTTTAATTTCCTAATATAAGCAATGTGTTTTCAATATTGGAGTCCGGACTAAGCAAACTTATCTCAATTTAgcattttatttatctttatgctcgtatttatttattttttttcatttttcgtaTTGAGTCATCATCTTGTTATCTTTTTGCTATTCAAGGTGGGTACGGACATGATTTAAggtgggtgtattcaattaagattttaaaagagttaAATGGAGTTATAAAGTTTATAGAGTTAAACATATTTCAATTGATTTCTATAAACTCCACATAGAGTTTGATTGAATTCCTAGATTGATTTTAATGGTGTTTGTTAGAGTTTTATCatagattttaaaagagtttatTAGAGTTCtaaaatgtttttttctttttcttttggggttgTTTATCGTTTTTCTAGattttcaaaagagaaaagtacctttacaaaaatattttgtaaagAACATCCAAACCATATacatccaaagaaaaaaaaaagggcatctATTTTGTTGAAATGTGCAACCAAATAAGGATTTATGTCTGCATGTTTATGAAAAATACGCAAAAGtaaaaacataaaagtaaTTTCATGACCAAAAACTATAATTCTAAATGCATAAAAACGAATAAGTATATGCTTCATTGCTCATCTTTGACTCCCGTCATTCATAGCATCTCTCCACATATCTGAAGATATCCCAATCCTCCATTGGTTAGCATTCTCGCGTTGTTGTTCTTGGGTTTGAAAAACTTGGTCATAATTATTTCCCTTATTTTCTGGTAACGATGACGATGTTGAATTCTCGTTGTCTTCTTCAATAGGAAAATTGTGCAACCCTGCACAAGCCAAGACTAACTATGCTCATGTCCTATatgaaaatggaggggcaGACTTAAAAATTGTGAATCATGATTTAAATATACCAAATATTCTCTCGATTACGTTTCTTAAGGAAGCATGTCTAAGAATGAACAACTTAGCTTAAAATAAGGGTAAAACTAAGACTAACTCTGCTTGTGTCTTATTTACTATAACGAATGAAGTAGTCATTACTTACCTTAAAATAAGGGTAAAACCTTGTACTTTCTCTTATTTTAGCTGGCACTATGGATCCAGGTTTGACCATCATCTCTGGGGCTATTGTGTTTAAGGCCTTCAAAACTTTGTGAAATTTTTGCTTGTTGTGAAATTTGATCGCTCAAATGTGTCATGAGTTTGACAATATCGAGAATTTTGACTAACAGTGAGTAAAAATGTTGCAAGCATTTCTTCAATACAAATAAATCTTGTATCATGCAAATGCGTTTTCTCTCTAATGATGCCACATAGCTTCAGAAACACATCAGGGTACATCCTCATTCAATACCTTATTTAGATAATTGTACCCAATTGTAGAAATTGGGCGTCGAGCTAACGAACGTTCAATATGACCATCATGTATGAGAGCCATTAAAGCATTGAGCACTTGAGCTATTGCTTATGTTGCCATCAACAGTATCTTAATGGTTTCAGAATCATATCTCTCTAATTCTTTGTCGTCcatttcctcctcttctttttcttcctcgaTTTCTTCATTCCATAGTACTGCATTTACTTCTTCCATCTCtattaataacaaaaaaaatatgaagtgcacatataaaattgtaaataactatatagattaaaataaaataccattAATGAAAAGACAAAACTGAAAAAGCATAAAGACACATAAAACACAAGCAATACTCATAAGTAACACACATAAACATTACCCAAATAATTCTAAACCAAAGTTcaacaaattccaaaaaaaaaataacagcaactaaaaacaaaaaaattaataataacagcaacaaaaaaaaaataataataaatgcaAACCTTGACAAGCACACACATTATATGATATATGTTACTGTTCGATGACTATAGATCGATGAAGGACCATACATATATGCTATATATATGCTACCGTTCGATGACAAGCACACACGTTATATGATATAGGGTATTCTGCTGAATTGCCCCCTGAACTTGTACGTAATGCTCAATTTACACccagacctttttttttagcaaATTAAAGGCTCGAATTAAATTGTATTATCAATGTTCCCCCCACCGTCAAAATTcgaacatttcatccattagtCCGTCTATTTGACCCACGTTGACGCTTGATTGAGGGTTATTTTCGTCATTAGGTGCGGATTGAATTAGCAAcctctcctctctcacacACTTCGCACTTCTCTTTCACATTGGTAGGGTAGGGTTAGAAAGGGACCAGAATTTGGGCGGGAAAAAGGACGAAATCGAAGGTTGGAATCGAACGAAATTGAAGGttgctgagagagagagagagagagagagagagagagagagagagagagagagagagagagatgaggacGAACGCACACAGAGGGAGTTCAGAGTTGGAAGATGGCAATCCATGGATGTTGCCATCACGGGTCTGCTACTGTGGGAAGGTTGCAAAAATTCAGACTTCGTGGACCTCTTCACATCCAGGACGAAGATTTTATGTTTGTGCACAGGTGAGTTGAATTTTGAAGTTTGGGTTTCAAATTTGCAGTTTTGAATTTCCACCTTTTAAAACTGTGTTTGCAGAAACGTTGTCAAATGTGGGAGTGGGGTGACCCTGATATGTGCAATAGATCTAAGCAAATAATTCCAGGACTGCTGAGGAGAATTAACAGTTTGGaagcagaaaaaaagaaagggaattcGAAGCTGAAAAACCCATGGTTTTGGGTGTCATTGTGCATGTTTGGGGTTATTTTGTGCTTGATTTTGAATGAAGATAAAGGCACAAATGGGCAGCTGTAGAAATGGATGGGTAGTTGGCATTTTGTAAGGGCTAGAAAGGGATGAGTGCTTGGCATTTTGTAATGGTTAGAAAGATGGGTAATTGGCAATTTGTAATGGTGAGAAAAAGATGGGTGATTGACTTTTTGTAAGGGTAAGAAAGGGTGTGTAATTGACAATGTAAGAACTGTTTTGGtgaatgaaaatgcaagctgTCATTTTGACCATTGAAATAGTAACTATCACACCAAATGAACTGCACTTCAAAGGCCAAAATATACAACATTTGAATTCACATGTGATTACATAAAAGCTTGTCCAAATTTAGTTTCAAAAATACATCTTCATCCATTCACTTCATATCAAAATCAGTTCAACAATATACTAGCAAATAGATTGCAAACCAAGATGATCTAGAACACCAAAATAAACATAACAACTCTTGAACCATTCACTTCAAATTGCTNNNNNNNNNNNNNNNNNNNNNNNNNNNNNNNNNNNNNNNNNNNNNNNNNNNNNNNNNNNNNNNNNNNNNNNNNNNNNNNNNNNNNNNNNNNNNNNNNNNNTTTAATGCTGACTAACTCTCCATGGCTTATCGTTTGCTGAGATTTACTAGCTTTTGAAAGTTACCATAGGTTGAGGTTGTGAACTTGAACCTGATGAGCTTGTGAACTTTGGGCAGGTGTGGAGGAGCTTGTGACCTTGGGGCAGGTTGTGAAGGACCTTGTGAATGTGGGACAGATTGTGAAGGAGCTTGTTTACTTGGGGCAGGTCCTGAAGGAGCTTGTGAACTTTGGCCAGCTTATGAATCAGCAAATAGATTGGTCTTCCTTATGACATAGGGGGCCTGAGCTCCTCTTTTCACCTGTTCCAAGCATAGATCCCTTAAGCCTTCAATAATGCAATGATTGATTCAAAGCACACCACAATAATCCAAGTACTTACATTAAACTTTGGTCTGGCCTGAGTTTGTTGTTGTTCACTAACAACACCTCTGCCTCTCTTAACACCTCTGACAGTTGTTGTTCCACTTGCAGTTGTTCCACTTACATTGACACTTGTAGTATCAACATCTCCATTACCAGTTGCAGCTCCTTTTCCCCTTGCACCTCTTCCCCTCACAGCTCCTCTTCCCCTTCTACCGCATCTTCCTCTACCTCTAGGTTGCCCCTTCATTGTCAAGAACAACAAATCACATGTTAATATAGTAAAAACAGTCCAATCACATATTAACATAgccattttcaacaaaaataaatatgtaaacaaacaaattaagaaCAATTATAACCTGTCTAAGTTGGGGACAGCCAGCAAAATTGTGACCTTCTAGTCCACAGTTGCGGCATGTCATTACAATGCCATACCTTTTAAGTTTTGTTGCCCCTTTTGGTATTTCATCAGCTTCTCTATTTCTGCTAAGTTTGGGCCTTCCTGGTTGGATGCGATAAACAGGTGGCTTGATAGGTACATGCCCTGTTTTTCTCCAATATGCTTGACTAGGCATTGGAGATATATAGCCCTCATAAGCCCTATCATATGCCGGCCTTTTGTAAAGTGCATGCACAAAATCCAGAGGGCTGTGCTCACTCTTTGCTATTGAAGCCAAGGCATGTGGACAAGGAATTCCACTTAAGTCCCATTTTCTGCAGGTACATGTATGCCTTTCTAAATCCACAACAAACATAGCTCCCAACATGCTATTAACTTGATACTTCCCCCCACCAGCATACGAAGCTATGCAGTGGCCACTTTCAATTGAATTCTTCTCCACAATACCAAATATTCTTGGACCAACCTCATGGGGCCACACTGTCTCTCTAAGTCTAGCCATTCTAAGCATCAAGTAGGTTCTAATTCTCTCCAAAAGAGTAACAATGGGCTTATCTCTTGCTTCTAGAATTGCAGCATTAAAACACTCACACAAGTTGTTTAGAAGTATATCACACTTTGGGACTGTACTAAAGTATGATCTACTCCAATGAGCAGCTGGTCTCTCCTGAAGCCACTTATAAGCTGCCTGAGATTGACCCAACATCTGCTCCATTTCAGCTTCAAATACAGGTATTGTTGTTGCCCTAGCTGCTGCCCACAACCTCTGCTTGAAAGCTGCACCAGTATGGCCTGCAAGCTTGAAATTATTGTGCAAGTGCCTCACACAATGCCTGTGCTCAGCATTGGGCATCAAAGCATGAAGGGCATTCCCCAAACCCTTTTGCTTATCAGTAATGAAAACCCATCCATTGCCATTTTCAATACCTACATCTTGAAAGAATATGTCAAAGAACCAACCCCAAGTCTCTGTATTTTCAACTTCAACAACCGCAAAAGCAATTGGATACATCCCATTATTTCCATCAATCCCAACTGCACTTAGAATCTATCCTGGATGAGAACCCTTAACATGGCACccatcaaaacccaccactgGTCTACATCCTTCCACAAATCCCTTCTTAAGTGCTCCAAAACATACATAAATCCTCTTGAAAATAGGATTCTCACATTGCAATTCAGTTTTCACAATAACAGTACTTCCAGGGTTATTGCTCTTTAACTCTTCACAATAATCCCACAACTTACCATATTGCTCTTCAATACTACCTAGAATTCTCTTTTTTGCAAAACTCTTGGCTTTATAAACCTGAGCCTCAGTTACATCTATGGCATAATGTTTCCTTATTAACTTCATGAAATCTGTCACTTTCATATTGGGATTATCTCTTAACTCCTCATCAAACCTCTTAGACAGCCATGATGATGTGGCATACTTGGTTCTTTGCCTCCTTCCACATGTATGCCTTGGAACATATGTCTTAATCCTTGTACTTGGACCTCTCCCCACATGAGAAGCATATAGCATCCAAGGACATggaaccttttgttttttatctccttcacatttgagcCTCACCCTATTCGAATCATTCCTCACCCACTTCAATGGCCTTGCACATGAAACTGCATAATACCTTATTGCTTCCCTACACTGCTCCATGTTGGTAAATTCCATTCCCAAATGGAATGTTGGCTTCAGCAAATCAGATTCTCTTCTAAACTGCTTAAATCTAGGAGCTTTTCTTCTGCGGCTATGATTTTTCACACCTTCACCCTCATCAGATTCTTCATCAAGACTTACAAGATCATCGGTATTGTAGTCTTCACTGTCAACCTCACCAGGttcttcattgtattcatcattttcttcatcaactACATGTTTATCAAACAAGTTATCATCCTCTTCCAAGACTGTCTTCAACCCTTCTTCATCTGACTGCTCGAACTCGGAGTCAATCAACTCATTGTCTGTCTCACTGTCATCATCTTCAGCCTCTTCTACACTATCATCATCTTCAGCCTCATCATCTTCACTGTCATCTGCCTCATTATCTCCCTCCTTATGTACCTAATCATAACCATCATCATCTAAATCAACATCCACTTCTACAAACTGGTTCCCCAACTCACCAACatcagtttcaatttcaacttctACTTCCAACCCCAATTGCGGAGTAGATGCAGATGCCTGGCTCTCTGGGAAATGCGGTTGATTCTTATATGAGAGATATAAAGGTTGAACTCTAGAAGTAGGTGTATACTCCACAAACTCAACTACATGGGCATCTACTTCAATTGGAACAAACCCCCTTCTTTTGTTCCAGTAGTGGTACTGTATTTTTTTATGGTCATATCCTAGAGAGATAGCAACATCAAACAGGTCAAGCATTGACAGGTGGTCAGCATTACAGTTGTCTGCCCAAGTAACCTTCCCCCGAACATACTTCCCCTCTGAAATATAACCTCCATGGTGAATTTCTAGGGAGAACAAATCTGGATCAcctaaaaaaaacagaaaattatatataaaaccacTATTTTATCACACCAACTTTTCTTTACTGCCCAACTACCATTCGTCCACCGATAATTATGCAGACAAAACAACACAAATGCTTCGGGACCACAAGTGTTTCATATTCAAAACAGCATATCAGACAACACCACAAAATGTGCAAACAACCGACACCAAGGACCACACAAGcttaaacaatttcaaattggGAAAATCGATTACTTACTGTACTTGGGAGGAGGCCCTCTGTTCCGCACCTGCAAAGGCAACACATCCAGACTCATGCTGCGTCGAATCAACAGAGCCAAAAGAACCTTTATGAAAAAGCTTTCAGATTCCCTCGATTCCAACCTTCGATTTCGTCCTTTTTCCCGCCCAAATTTCGGTCCCTTTCTAACCCTACCCTACCAATGTGAAAGAGAAGTGCGAAGTgtgtgagagaggagaggTTGCTAATTCAATCCACGCCTAATGACGAAAATAACCCTCAATTAAGCGTCAACGTGGGTCAAATAGACGGactaatggatgaaatgttcgAATTTTGACGGTGGGGGGGAACATTGATAATACAATTTAATTCGAGCCTTTAATTTgctaaaaaaaaaggccagGGGGTAAATTGAGCATTACGTACAAGTTCAGGGGGCAATTCAGCAGAATACcctatgatatatatatatatatatgctactGTTTATCGATATATGGTGATGTACAGCAACAACAAATATTCAAACACACGATGAAGGACCATACATATATGAAAACGTGAAAAAGAGGAGATTTTTTACCGTCACTTGACAAGCACACACGTTCGAGGACTGGAAAGCGTAGAGCACGTTCAAAGTTTTTAAGGTTGACATAAGATTTGTCAGGGCCTTTTGTATTTATACTTACCACTTTAATTTCTAACGAAATCGGGCAACTTATTAATtccttcaaaataaattactttttGAATACACCTAAATTTTgtttgacttttaaaaagtaagaATTGAATATACCTAGATTtcgatgtatttttttttaatatcaattGAAATctgaattgaatacacccaaaCTTTTACAAACACTTTTAAAATCTGAATTGAATACATCCAAACTTTtaaactcttttaaaatcttaattgaatacaccccctaAATGTACGCTTATGCAtattaagaaagaaataaattctTGATGGGCAAAACATGTTTGTTAGTTTGGTAGGTAAACTAGTTGTAACCCCCATGTGTTCATCATCAATTGGTATTGTTCTTTTGTCTCAGGTTTTCCACACTTGCATTCTCTTTTGCTGTTGTGCGGTTCATCCATTCGATAATATTACAAGTTCTTTTGTTTCAGGTTGTCTACACTTGCCTTCCTACAAAcgtttttttgaattttttttatttattgttacaTGAtgctgtttttctttttaaacaaaatgttTACATTGATATTCTTGTACTTTCTTTGTTGCATCAAAATGGAACCTGTCGTATTTGAAAGACATGTGTTTAAGGATAAGACTGTTTCGATTCCACTTCAAAGTGACTGTACTCTAATGGTTTTCTATTATGATATATGTTCAAGATTTAATGAGCTTGAGGTTGGGGCTTTTGAGATGACTTACCTCGTGTCGGATCATCCTCCATTTATACTAGAGACCGACTTAGATGTGCCTGTTATATATCTGTCATTGatgaacaagaagaaatataCAATTACAATTGCTATTGAGGAGTG belongs to Prunus persica cultivar Lovell chromosome G4, Prunus_persica_NCBIv2, whole genome shotgun sequence and includes:
- the LOC18778234 gene encoding uncharacterized protein LOC18778234, whose translation is MYPIAFAVVEVENTETWGWFFDIFFQDVGIENGNGWVFITDKQKGLGNALHALMPNAEHRHCVRHLHNNFKLAGHTGAAFKQRLWAAARATTIPVFEAEMEQMLGQSQAAYKWLQERPAAHWSRSYFSTVPKCDILLNNLCECFNAAILEARDKPIVTLLERIRTYLMLRMARLRETVWPHEVGPRIFGIVEKNSIESGHCIASYAGGGKYQVNSMLGAMFVVDLERHTCTCRKWDLSGIPCPHALASIAKSEHSPLDFVHALYKRPAYDRAYEGYISPMPSQAYWRKTGHVPIKPPVYRIQPGRPKLSRNREADEIPKGATKLKRYGIVMTCRNCGLEGHNFAGCPQLRQGQPRGRGRCGRRGRGAVRGRGARGKGAATGNGDVDTTSVNVSGTTASGTTTVRGVKRGRGVVSEQQQTQARPKFNVKRGAQAPYVIRKTNLFADS
- the LOC18780092 gene encoding pentatricopeptide repeat-containing protein At1g08070, chloroplastic; amino-acid sequence: MRQQLKQIHALLIKNPKPQLLNPLLGHLTNSPTPQNAFFLYNQMLHHPTSHNHYTFTYALKACCLLHARNKAQEIHAHVLKSGHFSDTFIQNSLLHFYLIQSDIVSATRVFDSIPLPDVVSWTSMISGLAKCGFVEEAILKFMSMDVEPNYATLVIVMSACSSLGAFKFGKAVHGYCLRNLRARNIILDNAVLDFYLRCGSLESARYLFVNMPKRDVYSWTSVVGGYAQRGFCEEAVRLFQQMVQRGEAEPNEATIVNASSACSSIGALSLGQWVHNYASTRPDLMVNGNVGNALINMYVKCGDVGTAISVFKGLDCKDIISWSTIISGMAMNGHGMHALQLFSLMLVHGIPPDDVTFLGLLSACSHTGLVDQGLILFNAMKDVYRIVPKTQHYACLVDMYGRAGFLEEAEGFIKEMPMKADGPVWGALLNACKIHGNEKMFERVRDDLLKSRGVSTGTYALLSNTYANHDRWDDANNVRDEMRRMGLKKLPGCSRIEVDPSISP
- the LOC18781532 gene encoding nucleolar GTP-binding protein 1, which translates into the protein MVQYNFKKMTVVPSGKDFIDIILSRTQRQTPTVVHKGYAISRLRQFYMRKVKYTQQNFHEKLSTIIDEFPRLDDIHPFYGDLLHVLYNKDHYKLALGQINTARNLIGKISKDYVKLLKYGDSLYRCKCLKVAALGRMCTVIKRIGPSLAYLEQIRQHMARLPSIDPNTRTVLICGYPNVGKSSFINKITRADVDVQPYAFTTKSLFVGHTDYKYLRYQVIDTPGILDRPFEDRNIIEMCSITALAHLRAAVLFFLDISGSCGYSIAQQAALFHSIKSLFMNKPLIIVCNKTDLQPLEGISEEDKKLVTEMKAEAMKTVIGQGGEATNDEGVLLTMSTLTEEGVIAVKNAACERLLNQRVELKMKSKKINDCLNRFHVAMPKPRDNKERPPCIPQAVLEAKAKQAAEKEKRNTERDLENENGGAGVYSASLKKNYILANDEWKEDVMPEILDGHNIYDFVDPDILHRLEELEREEGHRQAEEGDDDFEMDGLELTPEEQKTLAEIRKKKSLLIQQHRIKKSTAESRPTVPRKFDKDRKFTTKRMGRQLSKLGLDPTKAINRARSRSVSTRGRKRERSLDRDDTDGGDAMDVDTPNKKQRMLSRSRSRSRSRPPTEVVPGEGFKDSAQKAKALQKANKSNKMRNKNARRGEADRVIPTLKPKHLFSGKRSIGKTQRR